A section of the Cuniculiplasma divulgatum genome encodes:
- a CDS encoding methylmalonyl-CoA mutase family protein — MSDPQNYYSRKLEEIRHTIPKSNEDYERWKSTTLDPWNSKTNYVDGEHTNSSGIPIKEFYSSADLPQDLEKNLLGYPGEFPFTRGVYPNMYRGRLWTMRMFSGFGTPEDTNRRLKYLIKHGESGLSIAFDMPTLYGFDCDNPRSDGEIGKCGVNVTSLKDMEIIFKGIDLSKVSTSMTINAPAAILTAMYIAVGKKKKIPVSDLAGTVQADILKEYIAQKEWIYPPEAHLRLIRDMMTYCTENMPKWNYISISGYHIREAGSSAAQELAFTLADGFYYVDMGIKAGLAVDDFAPRLSFFFNSSINFFEEIAKMRAARRIWATVLKEKYGAKKSRTLLLRFHTQTSGYTLTWQQPLNNIIRTTIEAMAAVLGGTQSLHTNSYDEAWALPSEDAVKIALRTQQIIAEETGIPDVIDPLGGSYYMEWLTNRMEEEAYRYFDEIEKMGGILEAVKAGYIQKEIAATSYRRQIRLEEGKEVMVGVNKYTEKEEQPLNILKISKAAQKQQLDRIKAVRKSRDENDVRNALDQLEEAMRKDDVNTMPYILKAVEAYATIEEISNVGRKVFGTWKEPVIV; from the coding sequence ATGTCCGACCCGCAGAATTATTATTCCAGAAAACTTGAAGAAATAAGGCATACGATTCCAAAATCCAATGAGGATTATGAAAGATGGAAATCAACAACTCTTGATCCGTGGAACAGCAAAACTAATTATGTTGACGGAGAGCATACCAACTCTTCAGGCATTCCCATTAAGGAATTTTACTCCAGTGCCGATCTTCCGCAGGATCTTGAAAAGAATCTTCTGGGCTACCCCGGTGAGTTTCCCTTCACAAGGGGAGTTTACCCAAATATGTACCGTGGGCGGCTCTGGACAATGAGGATGTTCTCGGGCTTTGGAACGCCGGAGGATACCAACCGCAGGCTGAAATACCTAATAAAGCACGGCGAATCTGGCTTAAGCATAGCATTCGATATGCCCACTCTTTATGGATTCGACTGCGACAATCCCAGGTCAGACGGAGAGATTGGCAAGTGTGGGGTTAATGTAACTTCCCTCAAGGACATGGAGATCATATTCAAGGGCATCGATCTCAGCAAGGTAAGCACCTCAATGACAATAAATGCGCCAGCAGCAATACTCACGGCCATGTATATAGCTGTTGGAAAAAAGAAGAAGATTCCTGTGTCAGATCTGGCCGGCACCGTGCAGGCAGACATACTGAAGGAATACATCGCGCAGAAGGAATGGATATACCCGCCGGAGGCACATCTTCGCCTCATAAGGGATATGATGACCTACTGTACGGAAAATATGCCAAAATGGAATTACATCAGCATCTCAGGTTACCATATACGTGAAGCCGGGTCAAGTGCCGCGCAGGAACTGGCATTCACACTTGCGGACGGTTTCTATTACGTGGATATGGGAATCAAGGCCGGCCTGGCAGTGGACGATTTCGCGCCAAGGCTCTCATTCTTCTTCAATTCATCAATAAACTTCTTTGAGGAGATTGCCAAGATGAGGGCCGCCCGCAGGATATGGGCAACAGTCCTGAAGGAGAAATACGGTGCCAAAAAATCCAGAACTCTCCTGCTCAGGTTCCACACACAGACATCAGGTTACACACTGACATGGCAGCAGCCCCTGAACAATATTATAAGGACAACAATAGAGGCAATGGCAGCAGTTCTTGGAGGAACGCAGAGCCTTCACACAAATTCATACGACGAGGCATGGGCCCTGCCCTCCGAGGATGCAGTTAAGATCGCACTGAGGACGCAGCAGATAATTGCTGAGGAAACTGGGATTCCTGATGTCATAGATCCGCTTGGCGGATCTTATTACATGGAGTGGCTCACCAACAGGATGGAAGAGGAGGCCTACAGGTATTTCGACGAGATTGAGAAGATGGGCGGCATACTTGAGGCGGTGAAGGCCGGCTACATACAGAAGGAAATTGCCGCCACCTCGTACAGGAGGCAGATTCGCCTTGAGGAGGGCAAAGAGGTGATGGTTGGTGTCAACAAATACACTGAGAAGGAGGAGCAGCCTCTGAACATCCTGAAGATAAGCAAGGCTGCCCAGAAGCAGCAGCTTGACCGCATAAAGGCTGTCAGGAAAAGCAGGGACGAAAATGATGTGAGGAATGCCCTGGATCAGCTGGAGGAAGCAATGAGGAAGGATGATGTTAATACCATGCCGTATATACTGAAGGCAGTTGAGGCGTACGCAACCATAGAGGAGATTTCAAATGTCGGAAGGAAAGTCTTTGGAACCTGGAAAGAACCAGTCATTGTTTAA
- a CDS encoding thioredoxin family protein — protein sequence MFSEIDLPQLKNIIREGRTFILDVKADWCHPCRMIEKYLIPLSSEYPEMDFYSIDYEKDTSVFDFLEIGTVPYLILFNRGKIERRVRGYVREDTFRTIIKETYP from the coding sequence GTGTTCAGTGAAATCGATCTTCCGCAATTAAAAAATATTATCCGAGAGGGTAGGACATTTATTCTTGACGTAAAGGCCGACTGGTGTCACCCATGCCGTATGATTGAGAAATACCTGATCCCACTCAGTTCTGAATATCCTGAAATGGACTTCTATTCAATAGATTATGAAAAAGATACGTCAGTTTTTGATTTTCTTGAAATAGGGACCGTTCCGTACCTCATTTTATTTAACAGGGGGAAAATAGAGCGGCGTGTGCGGGGATATGTGCGGGAAGATACTTTCAGGACAATCATTAAAGAAACATATCCTTGA
- the rpe gene encoding ribulose-phosphate 3-epimerase: MKISPSIISSRLEVLGEEIEKCDAAGADSYHLDVMDGHFVPNLTMGPDLISAVRRKTKKRLESHLMIERPDRYYRSFVEAGSDILLIHAECLVNFKKLRKDIADSGAEFGIVINPETPLSEALPLLPESRILLLMSVHPGFSGQKFIGSTVDKIREARSYIERNGLDTEIEVDGGINDKTGKLCADAGADILVSASYIFSGNIQERIGILKNLKQD, from the coding sequence ATGAAAATTTCTCCATCCATTATATCCTCAAGACTGGAAGTGCTGGGGGAAGAGATTGAAAAATGTGACGCGGCAGGTGCAGATTCGTATCACCTTGATGTCATGGATGGGCATTTTGTTCCCAATCTCACAATGGGACCGGATTTGATCAGTGCAGTGAGGCGCAAGACAAAGAAACGTCTTGAATCCCACCTTATGATAGAAAGACCGGACCGGTACTACAGATCATTTGTAGAAGCAGGATCCGATATTCTTCTTATCCATGCTGAATGCCTCGTAAACTTCAAGAAACTCAGGAAGGATATTGCTGATTCGGGCGCAGAATTCGGCATTGTGATAAATCCGGAGACCCCCCTGAGTGAAGCTTTGCCTCTCCTTCCGGAGTCAAGGATACTTCTCCTGATGTCAGTGCATCCAGGATTTTCTGGCCAGAAATTCATTGGCAGTACGGTTGACAAAATCAGGGAGGCGAGATCATATATAGAGAGGAACGGACTGGATACCGAGATAGAGGTGGACGGTGGAATCAACGATAAAACTGGAAAGTTATGCGCCGATGCCGGGGCAGATATCCTTGTTTCAGCTTCCTACATTTTCTCGGGAAACATCCAGGAAAGAATTGGAATATTAAAAAACCTGAAGCAGGACTAA
- a CDS encoding alcohol dehydrogenase catalytic domain-containing protein: protein MKAVFVGPKFGNSAVRIEETGIADPGREDVLVKVVAAGLNPLDYNLINGNIVYNLKPVPHIPGSEVMGIVERDSRSFKKGQRVMVYNRVFDGTCEMCRTHREHLCTNGGIWGVVTNGGYSEYVTVPEKNAIVIPDSIDNDTAVSIPIGALTAYRALKRAGASAGKKLLVYGASGNTGIFAIQFARIMGLDVYGVSRKEWVREYGCTEVFGDGKIPDQFRADIVMNSLGSLFWDDAVKHIQTGGTLVSFGVLTGREAKLDIASLYTREVSIIGSTGGDLKDLTETLEIMKTHRVRVPVAKRFNFNDIGAALEEYSRIRDGRIIIDFA from the coding sequence ATGAAAGCAGTTTTTGTTGGTCCGAAGTTCGGGAATTCCGCAGTAAGGATAGAGGAGACCGGGATAGCTGATCCCGGCAGGGAAGATGTGCTGGTGAAAGTGGTTGCTGCAGGCCTCAATCCATTGGACTACAACCTCATAAATGGGAATATTGTGTACAATCTTAAGCCCGTGCCCCATATTCCAGGTTCGGAAGTGATGGGTATTGTTGAAAGGGATTCCAGATCATTCAAGAAGGGGCAGCGTGTTATGGTTTACAACAGGGTTTTCGACGGTACATGCGAAATGTGCAGAACTCACAGGGAACACCTGTGCACAAATGGAGGCATTTGGGGAGTGGTAACAAACGGCGGATACTCAGAGTATGTTACCGTCCCAGAGAAAAATGCAATTGTAATCCCTGACAGCATAGACAACGATACCGCAGTGAGCATCCCCATCGGTGCCCTTACTGCTTACCGGGCGCTCAAGAGGGCTGGGGCCTCAGCAGGGAAGAAGTTGCTGGTCTACGGTGCTTCAGGAAATACAGGGATATTTGCCATACAGTTCGCCAGGATAATGGGACTGGATGTTTACGGGGTATCTCGAAAGGAATGGGTCAGGGAATATGGCTGCACAGAAGTCTTTGGAGACGGCAAGATTCCGGACCAGTTCAGGGCAGATATTGTGATGAATTCTCTTGGATCACTGTTCTGGGATGATGCAGTGAAGCATATTCAAACAGGAGGAACGCTGGTCTCATTCGGGGTTCTCACAGGCAGGGAGGCAAAATTGGACATAGCTTCCCTTTACACAAGAGAAGTAAGCATCATTGGATCAACTGGCGGCGACCTGAAAGATCTCACAGAAACTCTGGAAATAATGAAGACACACAGGGTCAGGGTGCCGGTAGCGAAGCGATTCAACTTCAATGATATTGGTGCAGCTCTGGAGGAATATTCCAGAATAAGGGATGGCAGGATAATAATCGATTTTGCTTAA
- a CDS encoding tyrosine-type recombinase/integrase — translation MQQNGSEVDRFRSIMIGERKSPYTVKEYTFLATIFIDFIGKNLSQCTAVDVENFKNYLATSKKYSKSSQYLAIKAIKHFFKVMDVPQPRNLTSPKRSKKVPNYLTEREMGLMLNDENQELKTRLIVSILANTGIRVGELCHLNTEDVDLEEGILHVKSGKGDRDRIVLLPDTTVSLIREYLKSRNILDVDTPSLLVSRRGNRFDTSTIERIIRNAARGAGIQKKVTPHVLRHTFATAILRNGGDIRFIQQLLGHASLNTTEIYTHIDESALKEMYEKHRPRY, via the coding sequence TTGCAACAGAATGGCAGCGAAGTGGACCGGTTCCGCTCCATAATGATCGGGGAAAGGAAGAGTCCTTACACAGTAAAGGAATATACATTTCTAGCCACCATCTTCATTGACTTTATTGGCAAAAACCTCTCCCAGTGCACTGCTGTGGATGTTGAAAACTTCAAGAATTACCTTGCCACCAGCAAAAAATACTCAAAAAGCAGCCAGTATCTGGCAATCAAGGCAATTAAGCACTTTTTCAAGGTCATGGACGTGCCCCAACCAAGGAATCTCACGTCGCCAAAGAGATCAAAGAAAGTCCCCAACTACCTCACTGAAAGGGAAATGGGGTTGATGCTGAATGATGAAAACCAGGAGCTGAAAACAAGGCTCATTGTATCAATCCTTGCAAATACCGGCATCAGGGTGGGAGAACTATGCCACCTGAACACTGAGGATGTGGACCTTGAGGAAGGCATCCTGCACGTAAAGTCCGGAAAGGGGGATAGGGACAGGATAGTGCTGCTTCCCGATACAACCGTTTCCCTCATAAGGGAATATCTGAAGTCCAGGAATATCCTTGATGTCGATACGCCATCGCTTCTGGTCAGCCGCAGGGGAAACAGGTTTGACACTTCGACAATTGAACGAATCATAAGAAATGCAGCCAGAGGTGCAGGAATTCAGAAGAAGGTCACGCCACACGTCCTGAGGCACACCTTTGCCACTGCCATACTCAGGAATGGCGGCGATATAAGATTCATACAGCAGCTTCTGGGGCACGCCAGCCTCAACACCACTGAGATATATACTCACATCGACGAGAGCGCTCTCAAGGAGATGTATGAAAAACATCGGCCAAGGTATTAG
- a CDS encoding polyprenyl synthetase family protein, translating into MNTSDYDTEFRRMRDRVDTELKAYFDSMGGMKSDPVCVTVTSMIRDFTMNGGKRIRPILVVLGHDLFAPHDERVYRAAISIELTQTYLLIHDDIMDQSETRRGKPSLHAAARAQVTGVVSDPRRISENIAIVAGDLADSYAHQALLGCGLPPNETMAANMELSRIIEMTGYGQLIDISSSYNPDFSQKDLLRLHMLKTAKYTIEGPLRMGALLSGTAQNILPLSYYGTLLGTAFQLHDDILGLFGDEKKTGKSIKSDVNEGKKTLLIIKAMERSGSEDADFIRKCIGSGNVSDEDFDRLRKIVMDSGSYEYSRNLMTKLIEKSKEYLAQVQGNTEIKDFLAWFAHYIIDRTS; encoded by the coding sequence ATGAATACATCGGATTACGATACGGAATTCAGGAGAATGAGAGATCGCGTTGATACAGAGTTGAAAGCGTATTTTGACTCAATGGGTGGAATGAAGAGCGATCCTGTATGTGTCACGGTCACGTCAATGATCAGGGATTTCACAATGAACGGAGGAAAGAGGATCAGGCCAATACTTGTGGTTCTGGGTCATGACCTCTTTGCCCCCCACGATGAGAGGGTATACAGGGCTGCTATTTCCATTGAGCTCACACAGACATACCTCCTGATTCATGACGACATAATGGATCAGAGCGAAACAAGGCGGGGCAAACCAAGCCTGCATGCTGCAGCAAGAGCACAGGTCACGGGTGTTGTCAGCGATCCCAGGCGCATATCGGAGAACATAGCAATCGTTGCTGGTGATCTAGCAGATTCGTACGCACATCAGGCTCTGCTGGGATGCGGCCTCCCTCCCAACGAAACAATGGCGGCCAACATGGAACTCTCCAGAATAATAGAGATGACCGGATATGGGCAGCTCATAGACATCAGCTCATCATACAACCCGGATTTTTCACAGAAGGACCTTCTACGGCTCCACATGCTGAAAACAGCCAAATATACCATCGAGGGCCCCCTCAGGATGGGCGCGCTTTTGAGCGGAACGGCCCAGAACATACTTCCCCTAAGCTACTACGGCACCCTTCTGGGAACAGCCTTCCAGCTTCATGACGATATACTGGGTCTCTTCGGCGATGAAAAGAAAACCGGCAAATCAATCAAGAGCGACGTGAACGAGGGAAAGAAGACACTGCTGATAATCAAGGCCATGGAGCGTTCCGGAAGTGAGGATGCTGATTTTATAAGGAAATGCATAGGTTCCGGAAACGTTTCAGATGAGGATTTCGACAGGTTGAGAAAAATTGTCATGGATTCAGGCTCCTATGAATATTCAAGAAACCTCATGACTAAACTCATAGAGAAGAGCAAGGAATACCTGGCACAGGTGCAGGGCAACACAGAAATCAAGGATTTTCTGGCCTGGTTTGCACACTATATAATTGATCGGACAAGCTAA
- the rnhB gene encoding ribonuclease HII, translated as MEKPGRSEHCECGLDEAGRGPVIGPMVVAMLCATNTAMKEIGARDSKTLSPASRESIFQRIRESASQYSFKIIGAQEINRKMETMTLNQIEEEAYVTLIAQSGCAGTYYVDSFDVNEDRLTARLSSLTGKNVICRHKADALFPVVSAASIVAKVVRDSEIEKLKLTYGDFGSGYPSDPRTVAFLERSISSNDDLTDIVRVHWETYRRLISRHWTGRLF; from the coding sequence ATGGAGAAACCCGGGAGAAGCGAACACTGTGAATGTGGTCTGGACGAGGCTGGCAGAGGGCCGGTTATCGGGCCAATGGTTGTGGCTATGCTCTGTGCAACAAACACTGCAATGAAGGAGATTGGAGCCAGGGATTCCAAAACACTGTCACCGGCATCCAGGGAGAGTATATTCCAGCGCATAAGGGAATCCGCATCCCAGTATTCTTTCAAAATAATAGGGGCGCAGGAGATAAACAGGAAGATGGAAACCATGACCCTTAACCAGATCGAGGAGGAGGCATATGTCACCCTTATTGCGCAATCGGGTTGCGCCGGCACATATTATGTGGATTCCTTCGACGTGAATGAGGACCGGCTGACGGCTAGGCTTTCCTCCCTGACAGGCAAAAATGTAATATGCAGACACAAGGCGGATGCGCTATTCCCCGTGGTGTCCGCTGCATCCATAGTAGCCAAGGTCGTGCGGGATTCCGAAATAGAGAAGCTGAAACTGACTTATGGCGACTTTGGATCTGGGTATCCCTCGGATCCCAGGACCGTAGCGTTCCTTGAACGAAGCATCTCCAGCAATGATGATTTAACGGACATAGTACGTGTGCACTGGGAAACTTACAGGAGGCTTATCTCCCGCCACTGGACCGGAAGGCTGTTCTGA
- a CDS encoding tetratricopeptide repeat protein, which produces MSDILKPSGKSEQADDYNERGISYFNLKRYPDAIKEFTKAIKLIENEPDFYFNRGLAYYSMKMLDQAIKDYRKSIELDPDHSDYYNAIGAAYEDSGQLEKALESFNKAISIEGDIPDYYYNRGNAYWKLKKPEEALNDFNRAVQLNTTDQIFIYRRHEILMSMGRYRDAIADLDAAIKIVPDNYQYYLAKSEAYEKMGDFQSAMKCIEDAEKLLPDPSLLNDRKKEISSKMN; this is translated from the coding sequence GTGTCAGATATTTTGAAACCATCCGGTAAATCGGAGCAGGCAGATGACTATAACGAGAGGGGCATTTCATACTTCAACCTGAAAAGGTACCCTGATGCCATAAAGGAGTTCACAAAGGCCATAAAACTCATAGAGAATGAGCCGGATTTCTACTTCAACCGCGGATTGGCCTATTATTCAATGAAGATGCTGGACCAGGCAATTAAGGACTACAGGAAAAGCATAGAGCTGGATCCAGATCATTCCGACTACTACAACGCCATAGGTGCAGCCTATGAAGACTCAGGGCAGCTGGAGAAGGCACTTGAATCATTCAACAAGGCAATATCAATAGAAGGTGACATTCCTGACTACTATTACAACAGGGGAAATGCGTACTGGAAACTGAAGAAGCCTGAGGAGGCCCTGAATGATTTCAACAGGGCAGTACAGCTGAACACAACAGACCAGATATTCATTTACCGCAGGCATGAGATCCTCATGTCAATGGGAAGGTACAGGGATGCCATAGCCGATCTGGACGCTGCCATAAAGATAGTTCCTGACAATTATCAATACTATCTGGCCAAGTCTGAAGCATATGAGAAAATGGGAGATTTCCAGTCTGCCATGAAATGCATTGAAGATGCGGAGAAGCTTCTGCCCGATCCTTCCCTGCTCAACGACAGGAAAAAAGAAATATCCAGCAAGATGAATTGA
- a CDS encoding ATP-dependent DNA helicase yields MKAAYELRDYQKSLVEFIVDSLKTRGGAAIEAPTGSGKTLTGLVAAITYARDSGKKILYLTRTNSQQEQVIKELRILAPESGLKAVPIQGRHNLCPLYQEIEQGDSFSSDSLSRFCNGRKKKVREGDQNACRFFNSRVNSKENMDKIFSEIPTAEEFLMYGLESEICPYESLKLAASKADIAIAPYAFFLNPDVAERFLSRWGVAREDLVIVLDEAHNLPDLAREVSSFTISINSINLAEKEALEFGDAELQERFRATDFCETLRNGILDLSRDMLKGQDEVRIRFADLVEYSSIGASIKMDQFWSYAALFHIFGDNITTRKEDMGRIPRSHVLSLASRVLSWKASEEEGYVAILNSENNGTVEAFCLEPTGILQSLRMSRTIHMSGTLEPFQIYKNITGFTEIATRKVSSIFPEENKLVLYYDGISTKYDSFDDREALNMRNQIQDIVRSTGKKALIFFTSYNIMNRIIDIGFDIEYLAETKAKSQGDLMSMLNRFRKENLPMLAVMGGRLSEGINFPGNELQVVVLAGIPYPRPGARQKALYSYYQSVYGKGWEYAVTFPVVIKMRQAIGRLIRSESDTGVAVILDQRATYFKKYIPEMRLSRNPAADASQFFINKSH; encoded by the coding sequence TTGAAAGCTGCCTATGAACTCCGGGATTACCAGAAGAGCCTTGTTGAGTTCATTGTTGACTCACTGAAGACAAGGGGTGGCGCTGCCATTGAGGCACCCACAGGATCAGGCAAAACCCTTACAGGACTGGTTGCTGCCATAACATATGCCAGGGATTCTGGAAAGAAGATACTTTACCTCACAAGAACAAACTCGCAGCAGGAACAGGTCATAAAGGAGCTCAGGATACTTGCCCCGGAGTCCGGCCTCAAGGCAGTGCCAATTCAGGGAAGGCATAACCTCTGCCCGCTCTACCAGGAGATCGAGCAGGGAGACAGCTTCTCGTCGGATTCACTCTCCAGGTTCTGCAACGGCAGAAAGAAGAAGGTGCGTGAAGGGGACCAGAATGCGTGCCGTTTCTTCAATTCACGGGTGAACTCGAAGGAAAACATGGATAAGATATTCTCGGAAATTCCCACAGCCGAGGAATTTCTGATGTACGGGCTGGAATCAGAGATCTGCCCCTATGAATCCCTGAAACTGGCTGCCTCAAAGGCAGACATAGCAATAGCACCATATGCCTTCTTCCTGAATCCGGATGTCGCCGAGCGCTTCTTATCAAGATGGGGTGTAGCAAGGGAGGATCTTGTCATAGTTCTTGATGAGGCGCACAATCTTCCTGATCTTGCCAGGGAGGTCTCCTCCTTCACCATATCCATCAACAGCATCAATCTTGCCGAAAAAGAAGCTCTGGAATTCGGGGATGCAGAACTTCAGGAGAGGTTCAGGGCCACCGACTTCTGTGAAACGCTTCGAAACGGCATCCTGGACCTGTCCAGGGATATGCTGAAGGGACAGGATGAGGTTCGCATACGATTTGCAGATCTGGTTGAATATTCATCCATAGGTGCGAGCATAAAGATGGATCAGTTCTGGTCATATGCTGCACTGTTCCATATCTTCGGCGACAACATCACCACGCGCAAGGAAGACATGGGGAGAATCCCAAGATCCCATGTACTGAGCCTGGCGTCCAGGGTGCTGTCATGGAAAGCAAGCGAGGAGGAGGGCTACGTGGCTATCCTGAACTCCGAAAACAATGGCACAGTGGAAGCTTTCTGCCTTGAACCCACCGGAATCCTCCAGAGTCTCAGGATGTCACGGACAATTCACATGTCAGGGACTCTTGAACCATTCCAGATATACAAGAACATAACTGGATTCACAGAAATTGCCACCAGGAAAGTTTCCTCCATATTTCCTGAAGAAAACAAGCTTGTCCTTTATTATGACGGAATCTCAACCAAATATGATTCCTTTGACGACAGGGAAGCACTGAACATGCGCAACCAGATACAGGATATCGTGCGGTCCACAGGAAAAAAGGCACTGATTTTCTTCACATCCTACAACATCATGAACAGGATAATCGACATCGGCTTTGACATTGAATATCTGGCTGAGACAAAGGCCAAGAGCCAGGGCGATCTCATGTCCATGCTGAACAGGTTCAGGAAAGAGAATCTTCCCATGCTCGCAGTAATGGGAGGACGCCTGTCGGAAGGCATAAATTTTCCGGGCAATGAACTGCAGGTGGTTGTTCTGGCCGGGATTCCTTATCCCAGACCGGGTGCAAGGCAGAAGGCACTTTATTCCTATTATCAGTCCGTATACGGGAAAGGGTGGGAATACGCCGTGACATTCCCTGTTGTTATAAAGATGAGGCAGGCCATCGGAAGGCTCATCAGGAGCGAAAGCGACACTGGTGTTGCAGTTATACTGGACCAGCGGGCAACATATTTCAAGAAGTACATTCCTGAAATGAGGCTTTCCAGGAATCCTGCGGCAGACGCTTCTCAATTCTTCATCAACAAATCGCACTGA
- a CDS encoding chloride channel protein yields the protein MARFNIIHRVWNAVVSMVNRGSVGKWVFIGTLIGIIAGLGSIALYESIKLVTHYMLFGITGFNPPSTGSSGGLPDYTIGKFRAFLIPVSTVLGGLISGFIVYRFAPEAEGHGTDAAISAFHNNNGKIRRRIPLVKLVASAVTIGSGGSAGREGPTAQIAAGFGSFVADAFKMSDHDRRIAMAAGIGAGIGSIFMAPLGGALLSTEILYRQDFEVEALIPSIVASIVGYSIFGYLFDYKPLFTIPDSSVLLGFSHPESLIVYLAVGIIAGLGGILYVKAFYGIQGLFRKMGRFPKMLRPALGALFVGIIAIWFPQILGLGYGWVQQIFFQNLELLPLWILLLLFFLKILATSLTIGSGGSGGVFAPGIVTGAFLGAAIGIVVHPFFPFLNVVEITIVAMISFFGGIAKAPISILIMGTEMTGGFALFLPLMLATTVSYFVSGPKYSIYSAQVKDRSASPAHALEYEKPVMDEVLVEDAMQRNYPWVSPDDDLSVALNLLRTTKTKMVVVELARNLQGTISLENINPDSDLRSIKVEEVMNRNPLTISSKENIHVALDTLIKSTTGKLVVVSPSDGKTVLGTIGLSEIADAYNRQVRKIKNMQIRGNS from the coding sequence ATGGCGCGGTTTAACATTATACATAGAGTCTGGAATGCCGTTGTATCAATGGTTAACCGCGGGTCCGTTGGAAAATGGGTGTTTATAGGTACACTCATCGGGATCATTGCCGGCCTGGGAAGCATTGCGCTTTATGAGAGTATAAAGCTAGTAACACATTACATGCTCTTTGGCATCACCGGATTTAATCCGCCTTCTACTGGGTCTTCTGGCGGTTTGCCTGACTACACAATTGGTAAATTCAGGGCATTTTTGATACCGGTTTCCACTGTTCTTGGAGGGCTCATATCAGGTTTCATAGTCTACAGGTTTGCCCCAGAGGCGGAAGGACATGGAACCGACGCTGCCATAAGTGCATTCCATAATAATAACGGAAAGATACGCAGGCGGATCCCGCTTGTGAAGCTTGTTGCATCAGCAGTAACTATTGGCTCAGGCGGGAGTGCAGGCAGGGAAGGGCCAACTGCCCAGATAGCTGCCGGATTTGGCTCCTTCGTTGCTGATGCGTTCAAGATGAGCGACCATGACAGAAGAATAGCCATGGCTGCCGGCATAGGTGCGGGAATCGGCAGCATATTCATGGCTCCACTTGGGGGCGCACTTCTCAGCACAGAAATACTGTATCGCCAGGATTTCGAGGTTGAGGCACTGATCCCTTCCATTGTAGCATCAATAGTCGGCTACTCAATATTTGGCTACTTATTTGATTACAAGCCACTGTTCACTATCCCTGATTCCTCGGTTCTCCTGGGATTTTCCCATCCTGAATCCCTGATTGTTTACCTTGCCGTGGGCATAATAGCCGGGCTGGGCGGAATACTGTATGTTAAGGCTTTCTACGGCATACAGGGACTCTTCAGGAAGATGGGGCGATTCCCGAAAATGCTCAGGCCCGCACTGGGTGCGCTGTTTGTTGGCATAATAGCCATCTGGTTTCCTCAGATACTTGGCCTTGGGTATGGCTGGGTTCAGCAGATTTTCTTCCAGAACCTGGAATTGCTTCCACTCTGGATACTCCTGCTTCTCTTCTTCCTCAAGATACTGGCCACTTCTCTGACCATTGGATCCGGAGGCTCGGGAGGAGTCTTTGCACCCGGGATTGTTACGGGAGCATTCCTTGGTGCAGCCATTGGCATTGTTGTACATCCGTTCTTTCCATTTCTCAACGTGGTGGAGATCACCATAGTGGCCATGATCTCATTTTTTGGAGGCATAGCGAAAGCACCCATATCAATACTGATCATGGGTACGGAGATGACCGGAGGATTTGCGCTGTTCCTCCCGCTGATGCTGGCCACCACTGTCTCGTACTTTGTATCGGGTCCAAAGTACTCCATTTACAGTGCTCAGGTCAAGGACAGATCAGCTTCTCCAGCACATGCCCTTGAATATGAAAAACCCGTCATGGATGAAGTGCTTGTCGAGGATGCAATGCAGAGAAACTACCCATGGGTTTCTCCGGATGATGATCTCAGCGTGGCATTGAATCTTTTAAGAACAACGAAAACCAAGATGGTTGTGGTTGAACTTGCCAGAAATCTTCAGGGTACGATTTCGCTGGAGAATATAAACCCGGATTCAGATCTGAGATCAATCAAGGTGGAGGAGGTCATGAACAGGAATCCCCTAACTATTTCAAGCAAAGAGAACATCCATGTGGCACTGGACACACTTATAAAGAGCACCACGGGAAAGCTGGTCGTTGTTTCCCCTTCTGACGGGAAGACAGTCCTTGGAACCATCGGGCTTTCTGAAATTGCAGACGCATACAACAGACAGGTAAGGAAAATTAAGAACATGCAGATTCGGGGTAACAGCTGA